Within Deltaproteobacteria bacterium, the genomic segment GCCTTTCCCATGTTATTGCACTCCTTATACTTCAGTTATAAAAACCTTTTATAAAAAGTGTCCACTCTTTCGGGGCAAGATCATTTTGATTTTCGTTGTCTGAGTGATGAAGACGATGAACATTATGAGCACCGTATGGACAGAACTACTTACGATGAACCTAAAATGTATGAATTTCGTCGCGAGGATAGGGAGTGAGTTATGGTTTTTACCCCCCCCTCTCTCAGCAGCCACTGATTGCCTGTCTCGTAACTACCGATAAAAAAGTAACATTAATCCCAGCTTGGCTTTGCCCTAGGATTTTAGGCGATTGAGAAGAACGGAGAACGATGCTAAAATTAGCATTTTGCTACTGAATAGTTAACAAGACTTAGCTAGTTTGGTAACAAAATGGTTTTGTTATCCGCATACTTAGTGATTAAGTCCGTAACTTGGCTAGAATTTCTTAATGGTAATTTTATGAGTGAGAAGTTATCCTGGAATGAGATCAGAACCCGCTATAAGGACGAATGGGTGCAGTTAGTGGACGTTAATTGGGATCTTTCAACGCCGGATCCGCAAGCCGGGGTGGTGCGAGTGCATCATAGGGATAAGAAGGAATTTAAAAAACTATTGGCAAACGGTGAAAAACCGAAACGTGCGGCCTTACTATACACTGGAGAGCTATTTCCCGCAGATGCAATTTACAGCGCAAACTTGCACCATATCGCGATAGAGCGCTAATGACACGGCAATAAACATCACAGTTCAAAGCAGGCTGCCTGTAGTAGGTATAAGGCTAAGAGGCAAAGGACAAGAGCGCCTGGCACGGGTGATTTTCGATACAGGAGCGGCAGTAACTCAAATTAACACGGTTGTTCTTGATGAACTTGGTTATTCGGCTCTGGATGCGCATAGTCGTGCGGTAGCTCACGGTCCAGCTGGCCCGCTACAAGAAGGGTACGCAATCCAGCAATTCTAAATTTGGCAACCAATTCCCCCGCTAGTATTTCTTGATCTAAATAGTAGGTTGTGCAAATTTAGAATTGCTGCTAGTCCCCTCCCTGAAGGATTGGTTCCAGGTTATTATTTTTCCCAAGTAACAACAGGGGCTTACATATCGAGCCCTTGAGAATTTCTCTATCAGTCCAATTACTTAGGCCATTCAAATGATTACGAGAGATTCATCAAGTGTGTCTCAGAAACCAAAAAGCCTTTCTCGCCGTGATTCTTACGGGGTCACCTCAGGGGCGAAAGCCGTTAACTGAGGAAGTTAGGACTTTGAGCTAGCAGGCAGGTATATGCTAGTCTGTCAGACTCAACGCTATAATATTAGATTGGTTCCTTTCAATTTTCGGACATCTCTCCGAACTCATATGGTAGTTGGGCTGCTGCACTCAAGGTTTTTTCGCTAAAGTATGCGGGTAGCCAATTTTTGCGTTGTCATTTTCGATCCTCCCCAAACCAGCAGCCCGTTAATTGTCTTTTTTTCAAGGACAATTGGCGGGCTGCTGCAGAAAGGAGTTTTTATGTTAAATAGAAATAAAGTAGAAAAAATAGTTGAGGGGATCTTTAAAAATTCTCTCAATAAGGATTTTCGAGCCCCTAAAAAGGGGCTCTCGAAAATTGTTTGGGAACGCCTTACCTGGAGTACGGGTAAGACTTCCCAAGAGGTGGCATCGAATTGCGGTATCGAGGCCACCTCTTATACCGTCATGTTAGCAAATATCATGGTAGACCACGAGGTCTACCGCAGACTTAAGGCAGCCTGGAGCCTTAAGTCCGATAGTATAGTGGACCGGGTTGGTCTTCCGGCCTCTTTTGTCGAGGCCGTGAAGAAAAACTTTCGCGGGACTATCCCACGGGAGAGCACCTTTGTGGACTACATTGACACGGAGGGCGGTCCTCTCCGCAGTGTTGTATGTATTTAATTTTTCGATAAAGCAGCAGCCCACTGCTTTTCCTTTTATAGAAGAAGTAATTCACTTAGTGGCAAATCAATCGCTTTAACTCTTCTGCGACAGCGATGGAAATAAATTCGATCTGCCCATAATAAAGGTGAGTCAAACAATGGCCGTAGAAATAAAAAGTTACCTAAGCAAATTCCTGCTATTTATGTAAATTCAAGGATCTAAACTCCTTGAATTTACATAAATCTAAGGATATACTCTCCTTATTATGATTAGGCGAATTTATGCTCAGGATATGGATAAGTATTTAAAAGCACAGAAGGTTTTTGTGCTTTATGGACCTCGTCAGGTGGGAAAGACTACGCTTGTAAGGTCCTATCTAGCGTCTTGTAATTATAAATATCGTTTCGATACAGGCGAGGACCTCGAAGTAAGGAACTTGTTTAGTTCCCAGTCGCTCAAAGAAATTAAGGAGTATGCCCAGGGGTACGACCTCATCGTCATCGATGAGGCACAATATATAGAAAATATCGGCCTTGGACTTAAGCTTTTAGTCGACCATGTGCCGCAAATAAGAGTTATAGCTACCGGCTCGGCCTCTTTTGAACTCGCAAGTAAAGTTGGCGAACCATTAACTGGAAGAAAGGTTAGCCGAGTATTATATCCGATCTCTCAAATGGAACTCTTAGGTGAATTAAATAAGTATGATTTAAAGGCGCGGCTAGCTGAGTATTTAATATATGGGTCCTACCCTGAAGTAATTACGGAAGCTACGCTAACGGAAAAACGAGAAATCCTTCGCGAGTTAGTAAATTCATATCTTCTAAGAGATATTTTGCAACTCGAACGAGTTAAGAGTCCGAAAATTTTGGTGGACATCCTTAAACTCTTAGCTTTTCAAATTGGAAAGGACGTTTCACTAAGCGAAATAGCTTCTGGCGTAAAGGTCGATTACAAAACCGTTGCGCGTTACTTAGACATTTTACAAAAGACTTTCGTAATCTTTGCTATTCCTGGCTTTAGTCGCAACATGCGAAAGGAAGTGCAAAAAAATAAGCGGTATTACTTTGTCGACAATGGCATTCGAAACGCCTTAATTACTAACTTCAATTCACTAGAAAATCGAGGAGATGTAGGTGCACTTTGGGAAAATTTTATCGTCGTGGAAAAATTAAAGATAAATGAATACCAAAGGCAATTCCTAAATTTTTATTACTGGCGCACGTATGCTCAGGAGGAAATAGATCTCGTTAGCGAAGGAGATGGGAAACTTTCTGCATTTGAGATTAAGTATTCTGCTAGCAAAGCTAAATTCCCCAACACTTTTAAAAACGCCTACCCCACAAGTTCACTGCATGTAATAAATAAGAATAACTATCTCGACTTTTTGTCGTGACGATCTGCGCTTAGCGAATGTTTTTAGCCAGCTTTACATCATCAATGATGCCTAAAAGGAATGACGAGGTAACTGAATAGTTGTCGTAATCTGACGGCAAATAAGCGTGCTTAGCGACATGATGATATGAAGCACAAGCAAGCATATCGTCATTGCACAACTCTCAAATTTTTGGGCGCGGATGGCGCAGACGGTGGAGAATATAGATAACTATCATAGCCAGTGCGTTTCTTAAATTGCGATAAGTAAAGGTCGCGAGGGGTAATGCTGGGCATTATTTCTCCCCATCGGTCTAAGGGATCGGATGGCCAATTGCTTTCTTGCGATGGGACGACACTACTGCGCGGTTCCCACCACGGAAGCGATTTAACGAACTGGCCTTTGTTAGTGTGAATGTTCCAAAAGACTTCCCAAGCGCCAGACTTAAAGACATCTGGATTGCCGCTTGAATACCATGGTCTGCTTCCCTCGCCGACATTGATGTCTGAAAATAGATTTGCAAAAGGAGAATAGCTATGGTGATCGAATGAAATGTCTTCTCCTTGGCTAGCGCGAAATACATTTCCGTTTGCCTTGGCATCGACGCTTATTTCGTGGATGAAGGTACCCTTAAAATCGAGATTGCTAACCATGTTGTTTGAAGCCATGCTTTTGACATAAATCCCATGATGGCCAGAGTATCCTCCGAAATTGTCTATGTAGCTACCTTGAGTCCGCGATTTGAGCGCAAGATTTAAGATGGTTACGTTTTTCGATAGCCTTCCAATACTACCGGCATTATCAGCATTTTTCACCTCCACGTTTCGCATCCAGCAGTTTAAGGAGTCAAGAAAAGCAAAACCATTGTAACCAGGTTCATCGTGATGACCTTCATAGGGAATATCTGGGAATTCGATAGTGAGATTTTCGATTCCAACTTCTTTAACTACTGGCGTATAAGTATATAGGCCGGGTGACCATTGTGTTCGCACATCGAATAAAAGCGGTTGATTAAGAGTAATAGCGTTTCCGGAAATAGCTTTAATTTTAACGGGCCAATAATAAGCATCGCTTGGATTAAGATCATTAGGTGAGATTAAGTCGCCATGAAGGTATTGCCAAAGTGTCTTATTGACGTCGTCTGCTTGACGAAGAACGACGTACTGCCCCACCGCTAAACCGGAGGTCTTATTTAATGTTAGAACCGAACTACCTTTTGAAGCGGGAGTCGTAACTAATGCTAAAGAGGGGCCAAAAGCTGGCCAGCCAGATTCGGCAGCGCTTCCTATCCATATTAGTCCACCGCTGCCATTGCCCCATATCATTTGCCCCGGAAGGGGATTCTGCCAATCTCTAAAACCCACTACGGTTTCTAAACTTTTAGGAAAGTACAAAATAGTTTCACCCTGGCCCGCACCTCTGAGGACAAAATTGCTCTTGTTCATATTTAGGCGACTGTTTATCACATACTTTCCCGCCGGAATATATAAAGCACCATTGGTTGTAGATGCTAATGCCTTGTCTTGATATTTAGATGGCCGACCAATCTTGCCAGTCTTCGTCTTCCGTTCAGCCTCAGAGCATAAATCGCCAATCATTAGCCTTTTAGCGCGCCTACGGCTGACCAAAAAACGATTCTCTATCTCACTTAATAACTCGCCTTTCTCTCGCCGATTAGAATTCTCATAACGCTTGCAGAACCAGCTGATTTCCTTATCTCTTCCTGTCGTTCCCATATTCGTCATGCCTCCTTTCTTAGGGACATGACTTATGAGCCTTTAGCCTGCCTAAACTTTTCTGAATCCTTTTCCTTCAGGGACATTCTTTTTGAGGCAAAACGTCTAATTCAGCAATTCCACCTGGAGATGAATGGGCCAAAGGGAAATTTGCTGGTTTTTGAAGATTAACAGTTTTGCGATCGTAAATTGTCGTAGCAACCTATATGCCTCCGCGACGCCAACGCAAAAGAAGTAATCACCGACAACGAAAGCCCACTAGTAGTCTACGACAACGCCGCAAAGAGTGGGCTGACGCCTTGCTGGATTATCTCTCTACCGTATCCCAGCCTGAACAAGGAAATCGTTTGCCATTACACCGATCTCTCTGGCAAAATCCGCGGTACTTCCAGTTTGGGAAAAGTTCATAAATGCCTGAACCGACGACACGCAAGCCTGTTGTAAGGCCGGACCAACATCGAGTGTTGCATGGGTGCTAATGTTCTTACCCAGGACCTTAAACGCCCCTTGGTTAATGCTGCTCGTCATGTCGTCATGCAAATCCGAAGCGATCTGATTGATCTGAGCATTAAATCCCTGTTTGCTTAGAGTTCCGCTTTGGTAATTCTTAAAAGCGTCGGCCGTCTTATTGAAAGCATATTTAAACATGTCCCCAGTGTGGTCTGTCAGCAGGTCAATCGATTTCATAGCAACCTTATGACGTTGCTTTGGCGACAAGCTAGGTAGAACTGCATTTTGAGCTGAGTTTATCGCTGGGACGACATAATTACTTACGCCATTATTCACTTGCTGCTGTTGTTGGGAATTTAACGCCTGAACGACATTATTTAGCGATTGAATAACACTCATAACTTACTCCAAGTAAATGACTTAACTATCCGATTCTCGATAAAAACCTAAAAAATATGCCACTTTGCAATTGTTCTATTCTAAATAATTTTCAAAATCCTTTAACTCTGGATCCAGCTCTAACGCTTTTTTGTAATCCACGGTGGCCCCGTCTCGATCCCCAGTCGCTACCTTGGCCAACCCTCGGCAATAATAAGCCTCAGCGTTGTTTGGCGAAAGTTTTAGTGCATCTGTGTAATCGCCGATGGCACCGCTATAATCCTTCATTTCCATCCTAACCAAACCTCGCAGACAATGGGCCTGAGCTCTATTCTCGTTAGACTCGCGGGCCCACTCGACAACCCTACTCGCATCGTCCGCAGCCTCCTTAGACTTTCCAAGCGCCATATTCGCCTCAGCGCGACTAAGATACAGCTCTGTGTCGCCTGCATTTATGGCGAGTGCTTTGCTAAAACACTCAACTGCCTTGCTATTTTTATCCTCCTCCATGAGCTTAGTCCCGCGAGACTTTAGCCAGTTAGCGCAAACCTCCATCTCCTTCAGATCCTGATTCGCAGCATCCTCGTTTTTTTTAAAATTATTTATCTCATATCTTGCCCTATGTAATTCTCCTTTAGCAGCAAAGCAGTATGCCGCTTCGTCCAAGTAGTGTTCCGCCGAAAATAGCATGTAATCATGCGGGGCCAACTTCGCCTTTTCCAAGTAGAGCTTTGCCATCCTCTCGTAAAGTTTTATGGCCTCGGAATAATCCGATAAGGCCTTCTTATCGCGGCCAGAGGAGCTATAAGCAATTCCTCGGCCTTGATATGCCAACGCGTCGTCTAAGTCGTGCCTCTCGTCGGCATTAAACTGCAAGCAGCTGCTAAAGTCTGATATCGCTTGTTTGAATTTTCCTTTTTCTAGCTGTGCCCGTCCTCTTTCGTAACATAACCAGGACTCCTCTTTTCTCAGCTGTAGGCCCGCGTTACAGATTTCAATTATTTGATCGGGATTTTGACTCGAGGAGTTCGCAGCAA encodes:
- a CDS encoding ATP-binding protein, with product MIRRIYAQDMDKYLKAQKVFVLYGPRQVGKTTLVRSYLASCNYKYRFDTGEDLEVRNLFSSQSLKEIKEYAQGYDLIVIDEAQYIENIGLGLKLLVDHVPQIRVIATGSASFELASKVGEPLTGRKVSRVLYPISQMELLGELNKYDLKARLAEYLIYGSYPEVITEATLTEKREILRELVNSYLLRDILQLERVKSPKILVDILKLLAFQIGKDVSLSEIASGVKVDYKTVARYLDILQKTFVIFAIPGFSRNMRKEVQKNKRYYFVDNGIRNALITNFNSLENRGDVGALWENFIVVEKLKINEYQRQFLNFYYWRTYAQEEIDLVSEGDGKLSAFEIKYSASKAKFPNTFKNAYPTSSLHVINKNNYLDFLS
- a CDS encoding tetratricopeptide repeat protein; translated protein: MPEVCINNCNMAATLDGRNANLQGDNGLSSFELTPPRELSNTLISQNALCCPPVTAVYLPPKAAHQQSFNIDDVLKIESVLFSPEQAKEAKAGLNNLIDGISRKLESEDIRGLDTVGKVQRVFRAIEESGLKPCSGVRCLSDVFVAGTDSTGKIDCDTSALMVLALAEKYGWKDVGMVVIPGHAFIRVGEKNVEYVGVKDDSFYRNAYGLRDEWVPHALKGKEVLALSHWVVAANSSSQNPDQIIEICNAGLQLRKEESWLCYERGRAQLEKGKFKQAISDFSSCLQFNADERHDLDDALAYQGRGIAYSSSGRDKKALSDYSEAIKLYERMAKLYLEKAKLAPHDYMLFSAEHYLDEAAYCFAAKGELHRARYEINNFKKNEDAANQDLKEMEVCANWLKSRGTKLMEEDKNSKAVECFSKALAINAGDTELYLSRAEANMALGKSKEAADDASRVVEWARESNENRAQAHCLRGLVRMEMKDYSGAIGDYTDALKLSPNNAEAYYCRGLAKVATGDRDGATVDYKKALELDPELKDFENYLE